Genomic segment of Antricoccus suffuscus:
GGGCATGGAACTCGCGCTCTTCGCCGACTTCCGGGTCGCCGCCCGCAGCGCGAAGTTCGGCGAACTGTTCGTCAAGCGCGGCCTGTGCAGCGACGTCGGCGGGATCGGCCGACTGGCCCAGCTCATCGGCCGCGAAGCGACGGCTGAGATGCTGTTCACCGGCGAGGTCATCAGCGCCGAGGATGCGAAGGAAATCGGGCTGGTACGCCGGGTTGTCGATGATGTTGAGCTGATGCCGACCGCGCACGAACTCGCCGCAAAGATCGCAGCCAACCCGCCGCTGGCAGTCAGCGCGCTGAAGTCCGGTTTGCGTCGGTCGCTGGATCCGGACTGGGCGTCGCTCGGCCGCTGGGTCAGCAGCACGCTGGGCGAGCTGTTCAAAACCGAGGACCACCGCGAAGGGGTCCAATCATTCCTAGAGAAGAGAGACGCGCACTATGTCGGACGCTGAGGTCGAAACCCCTGGCATCAACCCGGAAACCGTCGAGCCGTGGCTCGGCGACCACGTCGACGGGATCAAGCTGCCGGTCGAGTTCTCACTCGTGTCAGGTGGCCGGTCAAACCTGACCTACCAGGTCAAGGACGCGGCCGGAGTCGTCCGCGCGTTGCGCCGGCCACCGACAGGCGGTGTGCTCAGCACCGCACACGACATGAGCCGGGAGTGGAAGTTCATCTCCGCGCTCGCGCCGACGGACGTGCCGGTGGCCGAACCGTTAGCCTACTGCGAGGACCGCGATGTCACGGGCGCGGACTTCTACGTGATGGGGTACGTCGACGGCACCGTGCTCAACGGCGTCGAGGAGGCCGAGACGCTCAGTCTGGACGCCAGGCGGCGCGTCGGTGAGGACACGATCGACGTACTGGCGCGGATGCACAGCATCGATCCGGACGAGGTCGGGCTGGCTGAGATGGGCCGCAGCGCAGGCTATCTGGAACGCCAGCTGAAGCGCTGGCAGCGTCAGGTGCACCAGTCCGGCGCCGACGAGCTGGACATCCTCGACAAGACTCACGACGCGCTGCTGGCCGGGATGCCTGACCAGACCAGCGGCATCGTGCACGGGGACTACCGCCCCGGCAACATGTCATTCGACAGCGACGGCTCGATCCTTGCAATCTTCGACTGGGAGCTTGCGACGCTCGGCGATCCGTTTGCCGACCTTGGCTGGCTCATCACGACATGGGCGCGGCCCACCGACGAGCATCCGCCGACGACCGGTGGTCCCACGATGGCCGACGGGTTTGCCAGCCGCGAGGAGCTGGTCGAGCGGTATGCGCGGCTGTCCGGCCGGGACGTGTCCGATCTGCCTTACTGGGAAGCATTCTCGCGTTGGCGCTCGGCTTGCATCACGGCCGGCGTACGGGCTCGTTATCGCGCCGG
This window contains:
- a CDS encoding phosphotransferase family protein; translated protein: MSDAEVETPGINPETVEPWLGDHVDGIKLPVEFSLVSGGRSNLTYQVKDAAGVVRALRRPPTGGVLSTAHDMSREWKFISALAPTDVPVAEPLAYCEDRDVTGADFYVMGYVDGTVLNGVEEAETLSLDARRRVGEDTIDVLARMHSIDPDEVGLAEMGRSAGYLERQLKRWQRQVHQSGADELDILDKTHDALLAGMPDQTSGIVHGDYRPGNMSFDSDGSILAIFDWELATLGDPFADLGWLITTWARPTDEHPPTTGGPTMADGFASREELVERYARLSGRDVSDLPYWEAFSRWRSACITAGVRARYRAGVMGNDGFAETITKESRLEQAYAAYAAVQELGLLKKG
- a CDS encoding enoyl-CoA hydratase/isomerase family protein, producing the protein MAENQGNDGVEDAGYGDILYESHDHVGVITLNRPDVHNALRRRTYDELEDAVRTSTDRVLIITGAGRSFCSGDDVRELMGGGDKKKAPRPAPRLTPAADALLHTDIPVIAAVNGSAVGWGMELALFADFRVAARSAKFGELFVKRGLCSDVGGIGRLAQLIGREATAEMLFTGEVISAEDAKEIGLVRRVVDDVELMPTAHELAAKIAANPPLAVSALKSGLRRSLDPDWASLGRWVSSTLGELFKTEDHREGVQSFLEKRDAHYVGR